The DNA segment TCGATATAATCTTCTTGCACTTTTAAGTATGAGCTTTAGTCAATCTCATTCATATTCCTAATCATTTATAATCATTTAAACACCCATATACTCATGCAAACTCGAGACATTTACTAGAAATCAATGTACGATCAAACCCTTGTAAGATGATGAATCTAAATATAATGAAgtgtaaataaaatttaatgctaaatataattaaattttaagtgCTTGTTAAGCAATTTCTAGTTACGAAAGTTTCTGATgactgaaaaagaaattaatcttcatcatgtttaaaattattgatataCTAAGGAAATAACAATAATCATCCGTGCATGATCTTATCATTCAAACGTACGTATATAAAGAGACTAATATACACAAGGGGAGTTGAAGTTGAAATGTGCGAATGCTTGCATCACACATGACTCAATGCTTCCATAAGCAGCCACCCATAAAAAAATGGTTCCTTAGCTTTGTGCAACCAGACAACTACCATAGACCATCATACCCGCAAAAAGCTCAAAAGTGAGCATTCCCAACACAGTGCTCCATGGGCTCCAcccccctcctcctcctcctcctcctcacaATTATCCATCACGTGACACTCCTATATGATTGCTTCCACCCAAGTTTACACACTTTCCATGCAATGCAAGTCAACTCTTGACACTTGGAAAGACAATATCGCCCAACACAACACTCCACCTTTGAATATCGGTTATCTGAAATCTTTTGATTTGCCTCAATTGGTGGATGAACCTTCTCTTGGAGATTGTGTATATCTATATTTGTGGCACACATGTCTCCCTTAGGCCACATGGGTGTGAAAAATCTATGTCTCCCTAGGTTATTCTCCCCCccaaaagggagaaaaaagaaGCATAATATTAGCATTGCTTGGGGAGTGTTAACAATGTGGAGCTACAAACATTTCACTacttaataacaataatgaaatTCTACATTTGGATAAAGCATTACAATTGGGAAAGCACTTTAAGTATTCAtctcaatttctcttggttaaTTTGGCAGACTTATTTCATCAAGATCATCCAACGATAGGAAAACCTCGTCCAAATAAGACAACTCCGTCCCATCATCATCGTCGTCGCTATTTCTTTCAGAAACCCTACATACAACCCATTTACTATAAtcctgaaaatgaaaatataaccaaaaaaaaaaatcaaagttagAAACcctaagaaagaaaagaaaaagaaaagaaaagaaaagaaaaatatggtagtTACTATTTTGGAATGTCCTCTTCTTTTGGACGATGATCGACCGCTACTACTAGAAGAACCAGAATCGGAAAGCCTGTACTCCTGCATTATCCAACTGCTCTTAATCCCAGAAGGTGCCTCTCCTATGTAAAATACCATATATTTCTTCATGCCAACTCTCTTCCCACCACTGCTCATAATAGGCTCATCAATGCCCAATGTCTTCCAGTACCCGTTGTTGGTGCTTCGGTTCTGCGTCCTCCGGCTGAAGTAGTACCATTGATTCCCCTCCGCCAACGCCTTGCCTGGAAGAAGACCCATAAAAAAACTAGTCATATGACATAAGAACCCAAGGAAGTTAATAGTAAGAAAGGAAGCCCAGTAGTATGAATGGTACCATCAAGCTCCCAGGGATCATAGGGATAGAGATCAAGATCAGGGATGACGTCTGGATGGCAGGGCAAGAGGGCGGCCTTGCGGTGGAGGAAATGGACGACGAGCTCTTCATCAGTAGGGTAAAATCGGAAGCCGGGTGGGAGATTGAAGTTATGATCACCCATGAGAGAATgaggaaggagaaggagaaggcgAATGAGATGAAGACAATGATGTATATAGTAGTTGAATGGTGGGGGGTGGTGGAGTTTGTAATTGAAAGGGTTGGTTTATAGTGCAATGTGGCGTGATATTTATAGTGGTAAGGTGatgaaaagagagagagggacTGACGTGAGATACAAGGTGGATTCATCACCATTCTCAAATGCTCAAGCCTTTGTATTGGGTCATTTCAGGGTGCAGACAACCCATTATATCCTCCTACCTTCATTTTCTATACCTTTGGAATATTTAAAACTCCATTCTcatccttcatttcaactttccAATATTTGTCCATTGTGATGTAAAAAATACGTACCAAACCATCCATTCCATCAATATAAACTccattttcattcttcatttcaactttccAATATTTGTCCATTGTGATGTCAAAAATACGTACCAAACCATCCATTCCATCAAtataaactcaattttcatTATAATTAAGATAGACTAATGCTACATTTgattcaaaaatgtttttagtttttctaataccttaaacataaaaaatttcaaatattagaatcactgtcaaacatatTATAAGAACTCGTTTagtagtaattttaaaaaacacttttaatattgtTCGCATTTAAAAAACCTTatcatttaaatgttaaaaatattaaaaacgttttttaaaatcattatcaaatacacTCCATAACTCTATTTATATATCTTCAAATATAATGCTTAAATGAACACGATGCATATGCTTTAATTCAAGTATGATATATTTAGAATCcgatgaaaaaaacaaaaagagaaaagttatctttttttcttaaagatgatgtcaaaaaaaaaaaaaagttatctcTTTTTCTTAAAGATGATAtctcctttttgttttgttattattaaatataaaaggtaAGCGATCATCGCAATTTATGGACCCTAATTAGGGTTTGTAATTAAAGTATGATAGTTTCGAGGCAACCATaaagtttttctttaaaattaaggTAACGGGGAATTAGTCACAAGCAACCGGAGAGTTTGTTAGTGTTGGAGGGAGCTAAGTATTTAAACCTTTTTCTACATGTTAAAGTGGgttttaaatttgagaaaattaataatgtaaGTCAGCACCATACTTCATGCTTATATCAGCCACATGCTGTTATCCACGTGGCAAACATGAGCATGGGGCTTGGATGTGGAGAGTATGGTTTGTGGGTGGGCCACTATCTTGGAGTGCATATACACCCAACATTATCATAGTTGGATTAGTCTTAAAATAATTGGATCCCCTTTTTTTaagtgtataaaaataaatttgtgtgCCACGTAAGAGTATAATAAATGGAGGATTGAGATCCAAAGCCTCCATGTGTAAGCAGCAATCAACTATTACTTAGGATGGGAGTCGAACTGATTTTGATGGGTCCACATGCCTCCACATGTACTtgccctttatatatatatatatatatatatatatatatatatatatatatatatatatatgtgtgtgtgtgtgtacacACCGTTAAAGCCTCACTTATTATGGGCCACAAGGGCCAGCATAAACCAACATCTTTTAGCTACTCAAGCAACACCCTTTtggatttccttttcttttccaaagTTATGATTGGTTTTTCTGCAGGTTGCTCTCTTATGATCATTTCTTTGGCAACCCATCTTTCAAATTGTTTGAATTTTAGCTAGATTCTCCTACCTCTCTCATTAGttcaaatatctttttaaatgaacagtggatatatatatatattctttttaaaatgatttttgaaattctcaaatttaaaaaaggtTGCaatcatatatacatatataattatatatgctccaaaaatgaaaatggtagaaaaagaTATAAGgtctatttggtaattatttttaaaaacaaatctgtaaaacaatttttgaaaactattctataatgttttataaaacaaaagtatgTCTGgtaacttgaaatatttttaacctgtttttattatttttaaatatattttaaaaataatttttatatctaatgatttatttttaatcattctacatatttgtataattagtttttaatacaAATCTTATAAAATACttgaaactaatttaaaataactcaaatatattatttaaaaacatcatttttttttctcttttttaaaataaaaaacaaaaaataattttctgattgtcaaacatatttacctattttctattctagataatagaaaattgttcttaaaaagtTATCAACCAAGTCTATATTTACTCATTTCAATCAATAATAGGGTTGGCACACTTTCCCTCATGCTAAagttaaagtttaaaaatgatgaagaagagaaagaagggAAGTCCTATAAAGGGTTAATGCAGAAAAGATCCTCAGTTATTTCTTAAAGATTAAACAAATGTTCCCTAATGATttgtaattaatatattattttacatatttttgaagaataaatGGAAGAAATTATTCCTTCAAGTATCATTTTCCTCTCTTCAAGCATGGGCAAGAAAACAAAAGATCTGCCATTATTGTTTGAACCCTCAGCTTGTTATTCCAACAGCTTTGCAATAATGCAAAGCTATGAGCCTTGCCATAGCTTAAATTCTTGTTGTTTTAGggtaatttttcataaatatgttTCTTGTATAGTgggcaaaagaagaaaaagacgaAGTGAACCAAACCCACTAGCAGGTAGCTTTGAATGTTTGATTTAAAGTCATGTCATGTACTCGAGCATTTCCTACAATTTTGAGGTCATAAGTCATGGCCCAAGCATTGGGTTCAAATGGACCATGCAGCCTCTTCATTATCCTATCCTTTGGCAGCCCCACAACCATGTACAGGTAGGTATTTggttccaaaattttcattctccaTCATACCCACTAAACTACAAGTCCATGCTCAGAAATTCCACTATCACTGCCCTTGGAATATTaggaaaattttccaaaaccaaCTCAAAAACTTATGAAAAGTATGTGTTTCTTAAGGTTTACATTTGGTTTAGTTCACGCACACACTCTTCTTTGAACTTTGATATTGATTGTAATGTAAGTTAAATTTTGATCTAAAGAACATTTTtccattgaaaattattttaaaaaaaaatataggaccATTCTACTAATGTTtctatctaaaatatttttataaaaatgtatttataatgGATATAGATGGAagtgattttaattaatattattttttcatattatattatataataaaaataaaattttaaaaaataaaaaatagaaaaaggtcAAGATACTAATTCAAAACTCATTTTAAGTAAACTTTGAGGTTGTCAGAAAGTGacacttcaattttattttttcattttttcatttttctagtgAAAAAAGATGGGaattattttaatgattgaaaaagGGCACAGGCACTACATATTCCATACACTGGATGTGTTGGATCGACTTTTATAGCCATTTTTCAGGGTCTTGATTTTCCATTCTAGAAACTATGAAAATGTACAATGTCCTCTTTAGTACTATGACTTTTATCATGTGCTGCAGCCacttccctctctctctctccctccctccctctctctctctccagaTATGCAGATAAAATAGTTGAGGCCATAGTGGAGATATTATGAGAAAGGGTCTATATAAAGTTGAAATAAGGAAAATGACCCATAGCATCTTCTGAGACCTTTTTATTGGAAAACTACAGGTGGGCTGCAGGCAGGCACACAGAAATCCCTTAGGAAGATGCTTCTCCACGCTCCAAGCTCCTACTCATATCTCCTCCCACCACCATTCATCCTGcaatataaaacaataacaCCCATCTTTTCATCCTTGTTGGAACCACTTTGCAATCAATGTACGTTTGGTATCTCTCAATGTCGAATGTggatatttttttagtctatcTAATTAATTCTCTACTAAATTATTAGCTATATATGCTCTTTAATTTCAACCTTATATATTGAGTTttgttccttttattttttcttttggtgtGATTGATATTTGATACCAACCCTTAATTGGGTTAGCTttatatatgttaatttaatggaatttatatatatattgacaaAATTATCTAGTAAGGtgtataaaaaggaaaattattaaaaaaaaattacagatATATTTAGAATGTATTTGATAGTGATCCTACAAAATGTTTCTAATCTTcataatacttgaaagataaaaaattttaaatgttaaaagcAATTCTTAGAATCACTATCATACGCActtgtggtgtttgttttttttactgaatagaaaaagtcaaaataaaattaaaaataacatattaatatcaatcaacatAACTCAACTCAACTTATTaataataagttcactttaattatattaattaatatcaacatattagttttagttaaatgtaaaaagtcaaaaactttgattttttctattcaatcaaaaaacaaacatcacctaaggTGTTTgttatatattaaacaatttgaTTTACATTGTTGAATCTACtttataatcattttatttattagaaagtCTAGCATAAACTATTTctataattcttaaattaataGTACTACTTATAAATAGTCAATGTTATATACATTTTTCTCATAAGGGTCAAGATAATTGGTTTGATATTAGTCCTTTTCTAAGTAGTCAATATTATTAAGATGATAGCTCATAATgctcataaaaatcaaaatcaatcaaaccaCAGTAAAAATGACTTGTGTGATTATGATAACTCAAAACACAATTAGAAGTCCCTTTCCCCAAGTGCCAACAAGAGAAGCAATTATTATAAGGGTGAAGATAATTGGTTTGATATTAGTCATTTTCTAAGTAGTCAATATTATTGAGATGATCGCTCATAATgctcataaaaatcaaaatcaatcaaaccGTAGTAAAAATGACTTGTGTGATTATGATAACTCAAAACACAATTAGAAGTCCCTTTCCCCAATTGCCAACAAGAGAAGCAATTATTGTAAACCCAGATTTGTTGGTGGGTCACAAAGCATGGGGTTTTAGGGGCATGACATTTGTTATTAACCCATCATGATGAAGAGGAAAAGAAGGGTTTGTGCACTTCAAACTTATCCTAAGGTCTAAGGAGCCGTAATAGACTCAAAAGTGCTTTGAGCACATttgagagtgagagagagggggagagagagggagagagagagagagagagggaaagagaTGACATCATGCTTGTGTCATCTCCTCCTCTTTAAGTGGACTCTGGTGGCTATACTTTCCATGCTCTgatcatgaaaagaaaaaacaatacaaattcaTCTTGTATCTCCCCCACTTTTTATGATTTTGAACACCCATCTCCTTTTCCACCTAACTACATGGTAATAAGCCTCCATTTTTCTATCTTTCAATCTTAATCCATCATCTTTAAAGGTCCAATAATGAAGGGAAAACGAAATGAGGATGAATCTACATGCTTTTGGTTCTACCATTAGGTTGGGAAAGTGAGTAAGACGGGGGTGTGAATAATTATCATTAGTTTGGATGCATGATTAGAGAGAGATGTGGATATATATTGATGGTTGAGGTGGGGTTCCAAAATTTGGACTTTGCAGGCAAAATTAATCACTTTGGAAAGGAAGTCTAACGAACAAAATGCtaaaaggagaagaccacatgGTTTTGGTATATAATTAGGAGGGTGACACTTGAGTAGATGAAATGTTCATCAATCTTGACAATCTCCTAACAACCATTTCTTATTCCACAATTGGTATAAAAAGTTATGATTGAAAATGGGCAAGTTATGGATGTGGCCCAAATTATTAATTTGTGGGTCATCCACTTTTATTAGaagattttaattatatatgatacttatattagtttgattttagaGGAGGTGGCATATACTAGTATAAAAATTTGAAGGTAGGAGGTTGAGAAGCTACATGGAATAGTacattatgatatttttattttatctttgaactatttttcataaatgaaaGGGAATGGAGGAATAAGGGGATTAGAGAAATTACACAGTAAAAATTCGGATTTAAGAAAGTTAAATCAGAAAACtccataaaaatttagaaatagaaAGTTTGAGAAATCCTAATCCAAAAGTTTCCTTATGTCAAAATTTTGAGCAAATAAGATGATACGGTACATTTGTACACAACATTACATTTAGTAAGAATAGGATAATAATATTTAGAACGGGATAATAACATTTAGATAAgtctttatttatcaaatcacATCTTTGCAACATCTTATATAATCAATATTAAGGAGTATTAACCCTATCACTAAAATGCAACAAATTTAGTTGGTTTTCTTGATGGGATCAATAATACTTGGATAGAACTATATTTGTCTAACCCTTGAATCATTTCATATAATCAATGTCAAATTATGTTGAATCATTTCATATAATCAAGATCAAATTATTTTGATGTTATCACCAAAATGTACAAAATtcaattggatttttttttcaaagaacaaTATAAgatattaaggttatgtttggttctaaaaaatttgagggaaatatgaggaaaagaaaataaagaggaaaaaattaaggaaagaaaaaataaaaaataaaaataaaaataaatacattctgaatcaataaattatttttatacacttCTTTAACCTCTTTTCACTTACTTTTCGACGTtatataaagatgaaataattttaaaatatataaatttctaaccaattttaattacatttgatttttttttttcatatttttcatattgaaacTAAACATGATAAAACCATTTTCGTTAGCAtctctaggaaccaaacataaaatattatacattATGTTAGCAACTaagatttttaaatatgtttttaaattttagctTCTTCTAATGTTATCAAAgatatttttcttaacaaaaatgattatataaaattataaaagtgtcGTTATCTTTTCCACCTTAATCCATCTTCTCCTCATCCTCATCTccatcttttttccttttctcatttcattttctttccttcattcaTTTCATCTGAAGGGAAAAGGAAGGAGAAGGAAGATGGATTAGGGACATGGTAGAAGACAGAAAACTAGGGTACTTTTATAGCTTCACATGCCTATTTTTAtgcttaaaagaaattatgggtACCAAAGGAAAAGCTTCAATCCAAAAACCATTCTTTTATTCTATACTTAGAAGCAAATGATGAATCAAGGATGTTGCCCTCTAATTCTACTATTTATCAAGATGAAGATGTGAGCAAGGTGATCAAACTTGTGGCCACTTGGTTGAAGTTATGATAATGATTTGTAAAGTTCTGGTTAATACTTCTTTGAGAAGATAAGTGCcaaaaaatttaatatccacaattagaaaataaaaaatctacttCAATATCTCTCTAATATTAGTGGAAAATCAATGGGTATTACCTTTCAAGGCAAATGACCCACAAGCACTCATAATTCCCTAAATtcaattctaaaattaatttttaccaaaaaaaaaccctaattcctTTTAAcacaacttttaaaaattacaataaggtaatattttattcttgaaaaatactaaggaaagaaaaaaaaatgtaaaagaaaatgattttatcatatttggttgtcctattaaaaatatcaaagaaaatcaaatataattaaaaactaattagaaacttatgtattttaaaattatttaatttttatatcgatgagttaaaataaataaaataagtttgaattaataaataaaaataatttattaacttttaattgattttttatttttcttcactttttctttttttgtattttcttttcctcaaattttctaagaagcAAACATGGCCTAAATGAACATTAGGTATCATTAAAAGGAATTGATTTTTagtgagaaagaaagaaagtgggCATGGTGTGGAGCACAACACTATCCTTTTGCTTCATATTATTAGctagataataataatttaagtagCACTTTGTCTACTTGTCTGCTTGTCTACTTGTCAACTTGTCAACTTGGTTTGTGAAATATATGTAGTATGTGGAGATCATTTCCTCAATATCATGCCCATAGAAATTCACAAAATTCCCAagttggtttttgaaaaataatttccattCCACAACCTCCAAAGCCTCTACTCCTTTGTAGTCCCCCAAAGCTTCTTGTAGGCCAAAATCAGAACATTACTCTTTGTTTTCCACAAGGCCCAGCCCACCATCTGCTCAACATTTACCATAGAAAATGTAGTGATAATTTCATTGTGATTGGTCATTTGTATCGTCAAAATCATGTACTGAAGtagatttggaaaagaaaaattaatattaatggGGAGGAAATGAATGATAATTGGTAGGCATATGAGCTAACTTGCAGGCCAAGGATGGGTGCGACAGCAGAAACCATGCACGTTGCTTGAAATTAACCAACTCTTCTACCTTTATTTGGACTATTCAATCATTCTTGTAACCACTTGTTTCCCCATTTCCAagcaacccttttttttttttgccttcccTGCTAAATTGTGGTTGCCCAAATATCTGTCttgattattttgaattgttggattttttggattttcattattaaaaaaaatgaatgaaaatggttTACATTTCTATCATAGAAGACAAACCTCtcatatagaaaagaaaaaagaaaagtagcatacacacatatataaccaaaaaaaaaaaattaaaaaattaatcatttattaaatcAATGTTTAAGAGTATGTTTTAGCGGGTATTtaataaaccaacttaataacttaatataacttaatggtatgatttaaagtaaaaaattaattttaagtaataagtaaaaagaattaacttattttaaatttgcatcttcattttacctttttgtTCTTATTTGCTTTAATTACCTTCATAACATCTTTTGTTACTTCATGACCTCTATTATTATTCGACCTtatttaccctaattataatttatgaggataaatatattaatttgatacttttgaataaattttaagttaattttatcaaacaaccttaatatttaaaataataagttttaagtcaataacttaagtataatttaacttaaagttaatttaagtcattaaataataaaaattaagttttatcataTACTcacttaatatatattttcttttacgaaccgttatatatatatatatatataattaatttttaacagcatactaaaaaagaaattttatttcttgtattcAACTCTAATTAGCAACTATCAATATAATCAACCAATATACTTTACTTGGAAATTTATCTGAACGAAATTCACTAGAAATTTAAGTTTcagattaaaatatatatatatactaaaaatGCATATATGTTATCTTTAGTTCTAAGTCTACAATACTGTGTCTTCCAAGCCCTTGGTACCACAACTCTCTCATAGGTCCTGGTCTTCTTGTGCACCACAAGCACTATGTTTGCTTTCTAGtagatttcaaaatatttaaattgtttaatcactttaaaaggaaaaataattctatGTATCACATGGTATGAGAATAACAAActtcattttcaattaaaattctttttgcaatccttttatctattcttttttttttttcggtccTTTCATAAGTTTTAACTTAATgagtgtttggtaaaccaacttaacgAGTTAAGTAACATttgtttttctaactttttattgaaaacaatttgctttcaaatttcaaattatttgttttttttaccttttgttaacttattacttatttttcaaaaaatttaattaaataagaaaaaccaaaatatttaactttttttaatattaaaagtagtatcttgtatttttctttagtttttaatacttaatattattaataactatttagttttaagttttatttagaattaagtaagaAAA comes from the Vitis vinifera cultivar Pinot Noir 40024 chromosome 12, ASM3070453v1 genome and includes:
- the LOC100243491 gene encoding NAC domain-containing protein 104, with amino-acid sequence MGDHNFNLPPGFRFYPTDEELVVHFLHRKAALLPCHPDVIPDLDLYPYDPWELDGKALAEGNQWYYFSRRTQNRSTNNGYWKTLGIDEPIMSSGGKRVGMKKYMVFYIGEAPSGIKSSWIMQEYRLSDSGSSSSSGRSSSKRRGHSKIDYSKWVVCRVSERNSDDDDDGTELSYLDEVFLSLDDLDEISLPN